The following proteins are encoded in a genomic region of Zea mays cultivar B73 chromosome 9, Zm-B73-REFERENCE-NAM-5.0, whole genome shotgun sequence:
- the LOC100382286 gene encoding uncharacterized protein LOC100382286: MGLAGGIVRRVFSKSPCSSAGSRGHSEKGSAEHRRRWGSLRLYLCGEEMNAAAEEEEDGDGDTVSVKSFETCCVMPEEAHVVVPVHHRLMSAAHDGNDQSRVPGGADEEGAATLIQSAFRGFMSRRQLQEARARTRTRTRGREPEPDGAKDQEPSSPTWGPSVATSVLVQVGDESSSLGNLRLRLSEESASVQQQRSSSQRSSSRPPPAFRVKEEWDDSTVSSNVSRMRIQNRIEATTRRERALAYAFSQQLRSCGGGTSKKRSSARAEGQGEFNVGWSWLERWMATRQAEPADDCASRNADTGSATGRRVVVVRRRSDLAVEEKESCASNDVSVVSFDASSGLACHRPTGNKSRLKGGRSLPRRKQVAASASASDHRFQERSHKVSKKGHQRVEQEPHKDRFDAVAALDDDACQPPTDY, translated from the exons ATGGGTCTCGCCGGCGGCATTGTCCGGAGGGTCTTCTCCAAGAGCCCTTGCTCGTCCGCCGGCAGCCGTGGCCACAGT GAGAAGGGGTCTGCTGAACACAGGAGGAGATGGGGCTCGCTACGGCTGTACCTCTGCGGCGAGGAGATGAACGCGGCcgcagaggaggaggaggacggggACGGCGACACGGTGTCCGTCAAGAGCTTCGAGACCTGCTGCGTGATGCCGGAGGAGGCGCACGTCGTCGTCCCGGTGCATCATCGTCTGATGAGCGCCGCACACGATGGCAACGACCAGAGCAGGGTCCCTGGTGGTGCCGATGAAGAGGGAGCGGCGACGCTCATCCAGTCCGCGTTCAGAGGGTTCATG tcgaggaggcagctGCAGGAGGCgagggcgaggacgaggacgaggacgcgCGGCCGAGAGCCAGAACCGGACGGCGCCAAGGACCAAGAGCCCAGCAGCCCCACCTGGGGGCCGTCCGTCGCGACGTCGGTGCTGGTCCAGGTAGGCGACGAGTCGTCGTCGCTGGGCAACCTCCGGCTCCGGCTAAGCGAGGAGAGCGCGTCGGTGCAGCAGCAGCGGTCCAGCAGCCAGAGGTCGTCGTCGCGCCCGCCGCCAGCGTTCCGAGTCAAGGAGGAGTGGGACGACAGCACGGTGAGCTCCAACGTGTCCAGGATGAGGATCCAGAACAGGATCGAGGCCACCACGCGGCGCGAGCGAGCGCTCGCCTACGCGTTCTCGCAGCAG CTTCGGAGCTGCGGCGGCGGCACCAGCAAGAAGCGGTCGTCGGCGCGCGCGGAGGGGCAGGGGGAGTTCAACGTGGGGTGGAGCTGGCTGGAGCGGTGGATGGCGACGCGGCAGGCGGAGCCCGCGGACGACTGCGCGAGCCGCAACGCGGACACGGGCTCCGCCACGGGGCGGCGGGTGGTGGTCGTCAGGAGGCGGAGCGACCTCGCCGTCGAGGAGAAGGAGAGCTGCGCCTCCAACGACGTCTCGGTCGTCAGCTTCGACGCCTCCTCCGGCCTCGCCTGCCATAGGCCCACGGGCAACAAGAGCCGGCTCAAGGGCGGCCGGAGCTTGCCGCGCCGGAAGCAGGTggcggcgtcggcgtcggcgtcggaCCACCGCTTCCAGGAAAGATCACACAAG GTGAGCAAGAAGGGACACCAGCGAGTGGAGCAGGAGCCGCACAAGGACCGATTCGACGCCGTCGCCGCCCTGGACGACGACGCTTGCCAGCCTCCCACGGATTACTGA
- the LOC100382286 gene encoding uncharacterized protein isoform X1, whose protein sequence is MGLAGGIVRRVFSKSPCSSAGSRGHSTDACMSTADSQEKGSAEHRRRWGSLRLYLCGEEMNAAAEEEEDGDGDTVSVKSFETCCVMPEEAHVVVPVHHRLMSAAHDGNDQSRVPGGADEEGAATLIQSAFRGFMSRRQLQEARARTRTRTRGREPEPDGAKDQEPSSPTWGPSVATSVLVQVGDESSSLGNLRLRLSEESASVQQQRSSSQRSSSRPPPAFRVKEEWDDSTVSSNVSRMRIQNRIEATTRRERALAYAFSQQLRSCGGGTSKKRSSARAEGQGEFNVGWSWLERWMATRQAEPADDCASRNADTGSATGRRVVVVRRRSDLAVEEKESCASNDVSVVSFDASSGLACHRPTGNKSRLKGGRSLPRRKQVAASASASDHRFQERSHKVSKKGHQRVEQEPHKDRFDAVAALDDDACQPPTDY, encoded by the exons ATGGGTCTCGCCGGCGGCATTGTCCGGAGGGTCTTCTCCAAGAGCCCTTGCTCGTCCGCCGGCAGCCGTGGCCACAGT ACTGACGCTTGCATGAGCACGGCCGATTCGCAGGAGAAGGGGTCTGCTGAACACAGGAGGAGATGGGGCTCGCTACGGCTGTACCTCTGCGGCGAGGAGATGAACGCGGCcgcagaggaggaggaggacggggACGGCGACACGGTGTCCGTCAAGAGCTTCGAGACCTGCTGCGTGATGCCGGAGGAGGCGCACGTCGTCGTCCCGGTGCATCATCGTCTGATGAGCGCCGCACACGATGGCAACGACCAGAGCAGGGTCCCTGGTGGTGCCGATGAAGAGGGAGCGGCGACGCTCATCCAGTCCGCGTTCAGAGGGTTCATG tcgaggaggcagctGCAGGAGGCgagggcgaggacgaggacgaggacgcgCGGCCGAGAGCCAGAACCGGACGGCGCCAAGGACCAAGAGCCCAGCAGCCCCACCTGGGGGCCGTCCGTCGCGACGTCGGTGCTGGTCCAGGTAGGCGACGAGTCGTCGTCGCTGGGCAACCTCCGGCTCCGGCTAAGCGAGGAGAGCGCGTCGGTGCAGCAGCAGCGGTCCAGCAGCCAGAGGTCGTCGTCGCGCCCGCCGCCAGCGTTCCGAGTCAAGGAGGAGTGGGACGACAGCACGGTGAGCTCCAACGTGTCCAGGATGAGGATCCAGAACAGGATCGAGGCCACCACGCGGCGCGAGCGAGCGCTCGCCTACGCGTTCTCGCAGCAG CTTCGGAGCTGCGGCGGCGGCACCAGCAAGAAGCGGTCGTCGGCGCGCGCGGAGGGGCAGGGGGAGTTCAACGTGGGGTGGAGCTGGCTGGAGCGGTGGATGGCGACGCGGCAGGCGGAGCCCGCGGACGACTGCGCGAGCCGCAACGCGGACACGGGCTCCGCCACGGGGCGGCGGGTGGTGGTCGTCAGGAGGCGGAGCGACCTCGCCGTCGAGGAGAAGGAGAGCTGCGCCTCCAACGACGTCTCGGTCGTCAGCTTCGACGCCTCCTCCGGCCTCGCCTGCCATAGGCCCACGGGCAACAAGAGCCGGCTCAAGGGCGGCCGGAGCTTGCCGCGCCGGAAGCAGGTggcggcgtcggcgtcggcgtcggaCCACCGCTTCCAGGAAAGATCACACAAG GTGAGCAAGAAGGGACACCAGCGAGTGGAGCAGGAGCCGCACAAGGACCGATTCGACGCCGTCGCCGCCCTGGACGACGACGCTTGCCAGCCTCCCACGGATTACTGA